The sequence TGGTCATCGGCCTGGCGGTAATCGCCAGCCTGCTCTACGCCTGCCGCCGCCTGATGCCAGCCACCAGCCAGCGCCTGCAGGCAAACCTGGCCGACGCGCTAAGCCAGTCGTCGCGCCCAGCCTTGCTGCGCAAACTCGGCGGACAACTGCAACCGACAGCAGCGGCAGGAGGCTGCGGCAGCGGGTGTGGTTCATGCTCTACCGGCTGCGGAACAAGCGCTCCGACAGTAGAAGAACAACCGGTCAAATTTCGCGAGCGTCCTGGCGAATAAAGTGAACGCCGTGTCAGCAACTGCTGCGAAAAATCGCGTGTGCTCCGTGGCCCGTCAAATGGGGTCAGAGTAATTTACGACGATAAAACCGTCGTAAAAAAACTCTGACCTCAATTGACTATTGCACCGCGGTTTTGACGTTGAGGTTGCTGTTGAAGTTGCCGTTGGGGTTGCTTTTGACGTGCCCCGCATTGAGACGTTGCCAAATCCGGCGCGTGTCAGCCGGGAATTGTGAGGGGCATGTTTGAGCCGAAGGCGAGTTTTGCCCCTCACCCGGCTGGCGCGCGCCGGATTTGGGGACCCGACCGAAGGGAGGGCAACGGCTTTGCGGTCGCCTTCTTTTTGGTTACTTTTCTTGCGCCCGGCGAGGGGGCGAAGCAAGAAAAAGTAACTAGCTGCCGGGCTACCCCCGGCAAGCTTCCACGGAGTAGCAGCAGTTTTAGCAACGCACAGGCCATTCTTAGCATGCGAAGGCATGTACTCCGTAGTCCGTCAAATGGGGTCAGAGTAATTTTCGCAAAGAACGCGAAAAAAAACTCTGACCCCAATTGACTATTGCACCGCGGTTTTGACGTTGAGGTTGCTGTTGAAGTTGCCGCTGGGGTTGCTTTTGACGTGCCCCGCATTGAGACGTTGCCAAATCCGGCGCGTGTCAGCCGGGAATTGTGAGGGGCATGTTTGAGCCGAAGGCGAGTTTTGCCCCTCACCCGGCTGCCGCGCGCCGGATTTGGGGACCCGACCGAAGGGAGGGCAACGGCTTTGCGGTCGCCTTCTTTTTGGTTACTTTTCTTGCGCCCGGCGAGGGGGCGAAGCAAGAA comes from Collimonas pratensis and encodes:
- a CDS encoding DUF6587 family protein, with protein sequence MTPFLIVQALVIGLAVIASLLYACRRLMPATSQRLQANLADALSQSSRPALLRKLGGQLQPTAAAGGCGSGCGSCSTGCGTSAPTVEEQPVKFRERPGE